From one Cryomorphaceae bacterium 1068 genomic stretch:
- a CDS encoding tetratricopeptide repeat protein, whose translation MKPSFFLVLLLFTTTLVAQSHRDSLRMVWNDASQADTSRLNALDELFEDLIDTDPDSAIYYSNLQYDFAEVRGLKEEKAKALNNIGLANDEKGELEKALEQFQKAHDLYEEVGNRKGMGEALKSIGSVYWTKGEYAVSINYNVKSKDIAVEIGDREMEAGCLRSMSYSYFNQGQFATSTQLVMESLDISEEINDDFGVAWCINALGVIYSTQGNEEKALEYYIRGLEMNEEAKDTISISFSLRNIGSSLLEMGDDEKALEYFERCLVLDKAMTAKRSLSITLSAMGRLSQNQGNFELALDYYNQSQDLAEELKNRDMVKDRLETIGNLHLEMGNLDLGVLNCKKSYDIAMEIGSIEGLMDACECLHKGYKAKGDFAAALKYHEEFLVYDDSMNVAALGEDLQQMEFANLMKEDSLRSETENIRVQLAHEIEVSEKERSRNLFMAGGIILFLLAIGLFTRNRHVKKSRDTISHEKDRSENLLLSMLPEEIAEELKENGRAEARDFDIVSILFTDFKGFTAASEKMSAQDLVAELNTCFEAFDRIVDKYGIEKIKTIGDAYMCAGGLPLPDETSVKKTVIAGLEMQAFMKKRKAQRDSAGKPAFDMRVGIHTGPVVAGIVGFKRFQYDIWGDTVNLASRMESSGEVGKVNISQATYDHLKDEPDFSFESRGKIDARGKGKVEMYFVKEA comes from the coding sequence ATGAAGCCTAGTTTTTTCCTGGTCTTACTGCTTTTTACCACTACTCTGGTAGCACAATCGCACCGCGATTCCTTGCGCATGGTTTGGAACGATGCCTCGCAAGCCGACACCTCTCGGCTCAATGCACTAGATGAGCTATTCGAAGATTTAATTGATACAGATCCCGATAGTGCTATCTACTATTCAAACCTGCAATACGATTTTGCCGAAGTGCGAGGACTCAAGGAGGAAAAGGCAAAGGCATTGAACAATATCGGTTTGGCAAATGACGAAAAAGGAGAGTTGGAAAAAGCCTTAGAGCAATTCCAAAAAGCCCACGATTTGTACGAAGAAGTTGGCAATAGAAAAGGGATGGGCGAAGCCTTGAAAAGCATTGGGTCGGTTTATTGGACTAAGGGAGAATATGCTGTTTCTATTAATTATAACGTGAAAAGTAAAGATATCGCTGTAGAAATTGGTGATCGAGAAATGGAGGCCGGATGTTTAAGAAGCATGTCATATTCTTATTTCAATCAAGGGCAATTTGCTACATCTACCCAATTAGTAATGGAGAGCTTGGATATAAGTGAAGAGATCAATGATGATTTTGGAGTAGCGTGGTGCATTAATGCCTTGGGGGTTATATATTCTACACAGGGAAACGAAGAAAAAGCGTTGGAATACTATATCCGAGGTTTGGAAATGAATGAAGAAGCGAAAGATACCATATCCATATCTTTTTCCTTACGCAACATCGGAAGTAGTCTTTTAGAAATGGGGGACGATGAAAAGGCTTTGGAGTATTTTGAAAGGTGTTTGGTGCTCGATAAGGCGATGACCGCAAAAAGGAGTTTGTCCATTACTCTCAGCGCAATGGGGCGTCTTTCCCAAAACCAAGGCAATTTCGAACTGGCCCTAGATTATTACAACCAAAGTCAAGATTTGGCTGAAGAATTAAAGAACAGAGACATGGTAAAAGATAGACTAGAAACCATCGGCAATCTACATTTAGAAATGGGCAATCTCGACCTGGGTGTATTGAACTGCAAAAAAAGCTATGACATTGCCATGGAAATTGGATCAATCGAAGGTCTGATGGACGCTTGTGAATGTCTTCATAAGGGATATAAAGCCAAAGGTGATTTTGCCGCTGCCCTGAAGTACCACGAAGAATTCCTCGTTTATGATGACAGCATGAACGTTGCTGCCCTTGGGGAGGACTTGCAGCAAATGGAGTTTGCAAACCTGATGAAAGAAGATAGTTTGAGGAGCGAAACCGAAAATATCAGGGTGCAATTGGCACATGAAATTGAGGTGTCGGAAAAAGAGAGATCAAGAAATCTGTTTATGGCCGGTGGGATCATATTATTTCTGCTGGCTATTGGCTTGTTTACGCGAAACCGCCACGTAAAGAAGTCCAGAGATACAATCAGCCATGAGAAAGATCGATCCGAAAATTTATTGCTCAGTATGCTTCCCGAAGAGATCGCAGAAGAACTCAAAGAAAACGGCAGGGCAGAGGCCAGAGATTTTGATATCGTTTCCATACTTTTTACCGATTTTAAGGGGTTTACGGCTGCCAGTGAAAAGATGAGTGCCCAAGATTTGGTGGCGGAGCTCAACACTTGCTTCGAAGCTTTTGATCGCATTGTAGACAAATACGGTATCGAAAAAATCAAGACCATCGGAGATGCTTACATGTGTGCGGGTGGGCTGCCATTGCCCGATGAGACTTCTGTCAAGAAAACAGTCATTGCCGGGCTGGAGATGCAAGCCTTTATGAAAAAACGAAAAGCTCAGCGAGATAGCGCGGGGAAGCCTGCCTTCGACATGCGTGTAGGTATCCATACAGGCCCTGTAGTAGCAGGTATTGTCGGGTTCAAGAGATTCCAGTACGACATTTGGGGCGATACGGTAAACCTCGCTTCCAGAATGGAGAGTAGCGGTGAGGTAGGGAAAGTAAACATCTCACAAGCCACCTATGATCATCTGAAAGATGAGCCTGACTTTAGCTTCGAAAGTCGAGGGAAAATCGATGCTAGAGGAAAGGGGAAAGTGGAAATGTACTTTGTAAAAGAAGCATAA
- a CDS encoding T9SS type A sorting domain-containing protein, with protein sequence MKELTIIIFTILLLSFSSNAQWVQIGGDIDGEAAQDRSGSSVSMSSDGLTVAIGALSNGGNGANAGHVRVYRNISGVWTQIGSDIDGESEGDRSGTSVSVSADGTRVAISSPHHAGVNGTLSGQVRVYEEQDGDWNQVGSAMEGEAAMDEFGTEVSLNDDGTIVAIGAEGNDTDGNGFGHVRVFEVLGGEWIQMGSDIDGNSLSGPFGASLCLSGNGQVLAVGTRENNIVNGHVRVFQFDGDWIQVGSDIMGLSPGDLTGVSVRMSNDGTTLAMGAPLANGILPSSGVVRVFENTADEWTQVGSDISGAVGNERVGGFGGVSLSDDGATVVVAAKSFGNNRGKVRVFQNMNGEWIQQGEDILGESQGDQSGFSVDLSGDGNSLAIGAIFNAGSAPNAGHVRVYQMGTTGLSEIKLAQASVYPNPSDGEIRIDLNVLVENVTMHVFTIQGVHVHSENLGSIRSFTYSLPETSGLYFLQLVAQGGEVKTLKVVKE encoded by the coding sequence ATGAAAGAACTAACTATCATCATTTTCACCATTCTCTTACTCTCCTTTTCGTCGAATGCCCAATGGGTTCAAATAGGTGGCGATATAGATGGGGAAGCTGCGCAAGACCGCTCGGGTAGCAGTGTAAGTATGAGTTCAGACGGTCTGACGGTGGCCATTGGTGCTTTGAGCAATGGCGGCAATGGTGCCAATGCCGGTCATGTGCGCGTGTACAGAAACATAAGCGGTGTATGGACGCAAATAGGATCAGACATCGATGGAGAATCGGAGGGAGATCGCTCAGGCACTTCGGTAAGCGTGAGCGCCGATGGAACACGAGTGGCCATATCGTCGCCCCACCATGCAGGTGTGAATGGAACGCTATCGGGCCAAGTGCGAGTGTATGAAGAGCAGGATGGTGATTGGAATCAAGTAGGCAGCGCCATGGAAGGTGAAGCAGCTATGGACGAATTTGGCACTGAAGTGAGTTTAAACGACGATGGAACGATAGTAGCCATTGGAGCAGAAGGAAATGATACCGACGGAAATGGTTTTGGGCATGTACGCGTTTTTGAAGTGTTGGGTGGTGAATGGATTCAAATGGGCAGCGACATAGATGGTAATTCGTTGAGTGGACCTTTTGGGGCTTCGCTGTGCCTAAGCGGCAATGGTCAAGTATTGGCTGTAGGCACCAGAGAAAATAATATAGTCAATGGCCATGTTCGAGTATTTCAATTCGATGGAGATTGGATCCAAGTAGGATCAGATATTATGGGCCTTAGTCCGGGAGACTTGACCGGAGTATCGGTTAGAATGAGCAATGATGGAACAACTCTAGCTATGGGCGCTCCTTTGGCCAACGGCATTTTACCCTCTTCGGGTGTTGTACGCGTTTTTGAAAACACCGCCGATGAATGGACACAAGTTGGTTCAGATATTTCCGGAGCGGTGGGCAATGAACGGGTCGGTGGCTTTGGCGGTGTGAGCCTCAGTGATGACGGAGCTACGGTAGTAGTAGCCGCAAAGTCTTTTGGGAATAACCGTGGAAAAGTACGGGTGTTTCAAAACATGAACGGTGAGTGGATCCAGCAAGGAGAAGACATACTTGGAGAGTCTCAGGGAGATCAATCCGGTTTTTCTGTAGACCTGAGTGGAGATGGCAACAGCTTGGCCATTGGTGCCATTTTCAATGCGGGATCAGCGCCGAATGCGGGGCATGTAAGGGTATATCAGATGGGAACGACAGGTCTGTCAGAAATTAAATTAGCTCAAGCAAGCGTATACCCCAACCCTTCTGACGGGGAGATCCGTATTGACTTGAACGTCTTGGTTGAAAATGTAACGATGCATGTTTTCACTATCCAAGGTGTACACGTGCATTCAGAAAATTTGGGTTCCATTCGTTCATTTACCTATTCACTGCCTGAAACCAGCGGTTTGTATTTTCTTCAACTGGTTGCTCAAGGCGGCGAAGTTAAAACGTTGAAAGTGGTAAAAGAATAA
- a CDS encoding DUF6090 family protein yields the protein MIRFFRSIRQRLLAKNRFTQYVVYAIGEIALVMIGILLALQVNNWNEERKQQESLKAIYLITKEDLRNDIVEIDSFLKDYEEKRKPAFEAVLNTKLTKEDWSNNPTYKTVLFGFKDFAINQRGFELLKSQSNQTVEQNLDSEIILFYNRHNIEIEVGVKELGDEFSHNLKKLKKYDWFSSYQLHGEMDGAIDYIMNDPIAKNDITLYYLIYAIYVEELRDFKTNGEELIRKIDDHISADKK from the coding sequence ATGATTCGATTCTTTAGAAGTATCCGACAGCGGCTTTTAGCTAAAAACAGATTCACACAATATGTGGTCTACGCCATTGGCGAAATTGCCTTGGTTATGATCGGGATCCTGCTGGCATTACAGGTCAATAACTGGAATGAAGAGCGCAAGCAGCAAGAATCCCTCAAGGCTATATACCTTATTACTAAGGAAGATTTAAGGAATGACATCGTAGAAATTGACTCTTTCCTTAAAGATTATGAAGAGAAAAGAAAACCCGCCTTTGAAGCCGTACTGAATACAAAACTCACCAAAGAAGACTGGTCGAATAACCCAACTTATAAAACCGTTCTATTTGGGTTTAAGGATTTCGCCATCAACCAGCGCGGGTTTGAATTACTTAAGAGTCAATCCAACCAAACGGTAGAGCAAAACCTCGATTCAGAGATCATCTTATTCTACAACCGACACAACATAGAGATAGAGGTGGGAGTGAAGGAATTGGGTGACGAATTCTCGCATAATTTGAAGAAGCTCAAAAAATACGATTGGTTTTCATCCTACCAACTACATGGAGAAATGGATGGTGCAATCGATTATATCATGAATGATCCCATTGCAAAAAATGATATCACTCTGTATTATCTCATCTATGCTATCTACGTGGAAGAATTGAGAGACTTTAAAACAAATGGAGAAGAATTGATCCGAAAGATTGATGATCATATTTCTGCAGATAAGAAATAG
- a CDS encoding APC family permease has translation MPKTKDHLIREIGFVGLSSNIINTIIGSGIFVLPAIVAATLGAASILAYVLCIILITLLMLCIAEVGSKIIDTGGPYIYIEKTFGKFAGFLTLWLILLSTISAVGAIANAIVNVIFTLFPIVEGEFVRILLFAIMFGGLGYLNVIGLKKGVAFVKTITILKIVPLLLILLIGFKDVDLTNLVWDSVPSFEQMGSASLVLYFAFTGAGSALSVSGEVRKPQRTIPRAILFSIFIVGVIYVLIQTVAQGVLGDSLPSFTENPLGEVAERIFGPIGLTLIIMGAGVSMFGSLSSNILSIPRVLFAASTDDVIPIKILSRVHRKYATPYIAIITFAGLGFLFASVGGFQELAIVSSAAALVISLATCAAVIKLRRSKMYETNGETFKIPGGYTVPILAIAAVLWFLSNLSANKLLGFGLLIAILTVIYFLINLKTVKSLLEKDSGIENAHTKDGDSNEN, from the coding sequence ATGCCCAAAACAAAGGATCATTTAATAAGAGAAATTGGCTTTGTAGGGCTCAGCTCCAATATTATCAATACGATAATCGGATCGGGCATTTTTGTCTTGCCGGCTATTGTCGCAGCAACTTTGGGTGCCGCCAGTATTTTGGCTTATGTGCTTTGTATTATTCTGATCACGCTGCTGATGCTGTGTATTGCCGAGGTGGGGAGCAAAATAATTGATACAGGAGGACCATACATCTACATTGAAAAAACCTTTGGGAAATTTGCCGGGTTCTTGACGCTTTGGTTGATCCTGCTGTCTACCATATCGGCGGTTGGTGCTATTGCCAATGCCATTGTGAATGTGATTTTCACCTTATTTCCCATTGTTGAGGGTGAGTTTGTACGGATCTTACTATTCGCTATCATGTTCGGAGGATTGGGGTACCTCAATGTCATAGGACTCAAGAAGGGAGTCGCATTTGTCAAAACAATCACAATTCTCAAAATCGTTCCCCTGCTTTTAATTCTACTCATCGGCTTTAAGGATGTTGATTTGACCAACTTGGTTTGGGATTCAGTCCCTTCCTTTGAGCAAATGGGCAGTGCATCGCTTGTTTTGTATTTCGCTTTTACCGGCGCAGGTTCTGCGCTTTCCGTGAGTGGAGAGGTCCGCAAACCACAGAGAACCATTCCTCGAGCTATACTCTTTAGCATATTTATAGTCGGAGTCATCTATGTCTTGATTCAAACCGTGGCGCAAGGTGTTCTGGGAGATTCACTGCCCTCATTTACTGAAAACCCTTTGGGCGAGGTTGCTGAACGTATTTTCGGCCCCATCGGGCTCACCTTAATCATCATGGGTGCGGGTGTTTCTATGTTTGGAAGCTTAAGTAGCAATATCTTGAGTATCCCCAGAGTTTTATTCGCCGCCTCGACTGACGATGTCATCCCGATCAAAATACTGTCCAGAGTTCACCGCAAATACGCCACTCCGTATATAGCTATTATCACATTTGCAGGTTTGGGGTTCCTTTTTGCCTCGGTTGGTGGATTTCAGGAATTGGCCATCGTTTCCAGTGCTGCTGCGCTAGTTATTTCTTTAGCTACTTGTGCAGCCGTCATCAAATTGAGAAGAAGCAAGATGTATGAAACCAATGGAGAAACGTTTAAAATTCCCGGTGGTTATACGGTACCTATTCTAGCCATTGCAGCAGTACTTTGGTTCCTCTCCAATCTATCTGCCAATAAGCTTTTGGGGTTTGGATTGTTAATTGCCATCTTGACCGTCATATACTTCTTGATCAATTTAAAAACGGTCAAGAGCCTATTGGAGAAGGATTCAGGAATTGAAAATGCACATACTAAAGATGGTGATAGTAATGAAAACTGA
- a CDS encoding C45 family autoproteolytic acyltransferase/hydrolase, translating into MNLDLHSISEKHPGKKWQKLFQAHWPAYKAWFLSKEGEDSPDLKTCQTQLRKYMPEFYPTYLKLCKLAGPDPVAHRFLTGYRPPPYMSGCAQIVSEKEAQLVRNYDFDPNLSEGTLLHSHWNHREVIAMGDCLTGVVDGMNDSGLVVSLTFGGRKVVADGFGIPFILRYILEFCTTLDKAVEVLHRIPSHMSYNIMLMNRSGQHRLVQVAPDCPPTITDLSASTNHQGVVDWPEHADFTKTIERELYLHDMLAQGDRTAEQIAMEFLKAPLFNRKYSKGFGTIYTAVYRPKEGALELLWPGIKLRQTFKRFQESVTSISYSERIDITTTDAIPAAQLQEDYNGAVEAYWQEYGRTWTSHEHAVTSAFFESANGKSLKGLSSRIKELLSQMEEVSAGDGTYKQKTRPEIWKRVATKK; encoded by the coding sequence ATGAACCTCGATCTTCATTCCATATCTGAGAAGCATCCCGGAAAGAAATGGCAAAAACTCTTTCAGGCGCACTGGCCTGCCTACAAAGCATGGTTCCTATCGAAAGAAGGTGAAGACAGCCCTGATCTGAAAACGTGTCAGACCCAACTGAGGAAGTACATGCCCGAGTTCTACCCGACCTATTTGAAGCTGTGCAAATTGGCGGGACCTGATCCCGTGGCGCATCGTTTTCTCACGGGCTATCGTCCTCCGCCCTATATGAGCGGTTGTGCGCAAATTGTAAGCGAAAAAGAAGCACAGCTCGTGCGCAACTACGATTTTGATCCCAACTTAAGCGAAGGAACCTTGTTGCATTCCCACTGGAATCATCGTGAAGTAATCGCCATGGGTGATTGCCTGACAGGTGTGGTAGATGGAATGAATGACAGCGGACTGGTGGTTTCCCTCACTTTTGGCGGACGAAAAGTAGTAGCCGATGGATTCGGAATTCCGTTTATCCTGCGCTACATCTTGGAGTTTTGCACGACCCTCGACAAGGCTGTGGAGGTGCTCCACCGCATTCCTTCGCACATGAGTTACAACATTATGCTCATGAACCGGTCGGGACAGCATCGCTTGGTGCAAGTAGCTCCCGATTGCCCACCGACCATTACCGACCTCAGCGCCTCTACCAACCATCAGGGAGTGGTAGATTGGCCAGAGCATGCTGACTTTACCAAAACCATTGAACGCGAGCTCTACCTCCACGATATGTTGGCACAAGGCGATCGCACCGCCGAGCAAATCGCCATGGAATTTCTAAAAGCACCCCTCTTCAACCGAAAGTACAGCAAGGGTTTTGGCACTATCTATACGGCCGTGTACCGTCCTAAAGAAGGGGCACTGGAACTACTCTGGCCGGGCATTAAGCTACGTCAAACGTTTAAGCGCTTTCAGGAGAGCGTAACATCGATCAGCTACAGCGAGCGCATTGACATTACCACAACTGATGCCATTCCTGCCGCACAACTCCAGGAAGACTACAACGGTGCAGTGGAAGCCTATTGGCAAGAGTATGGCCGCACGTGGACCAGTCACGAACACGCAGTTACCAGTGCTTTTTTCGAAAGCGCCAACGGTAAATCTCTGAAAGGACTCTCATCACGCATTAAAGAACTGCTATCTCAGATGGAAGAGGTCTCGGCAGGAGATGGAACGTATAAGCAAAAGACGCGTCCCGAGATTTGGAAAAGGGTTGCGACGAAGAAGTAA
- a CDS encoding NAD-dependent succinate-semialdehyde dehydrogenase, whose translation MTFRSINPYNGKEVGNYEALTEGQLNDKLDGADKAFINWRKVPLEERRSLMMNAAKVLRDGVDNYAKMISLEMGKPVKEAKSEVEKCAWVCEFYADKAAEFLAEEIIETEAQKSFVRHDPIGAVFAVMPWNFPFWQVFRFAAPTLMAGNVGLLKHAANVFGCAEMIEGVFTKAGFPEGVFQNLIVHHDVTEDIIKHDAVKAITLTGSERAGSAVASLAGKYLKKSLLELGGSNAFIVWEDADIDATVKTALTARMLNCGQSCIAAKRFILVESIYDEFVEKFVAGIKEMSAGDPMEEGTQVGPLARKDLADQLQEQVQKSIKAGAELIIGGKQTEAFHEPTVLGNVTPDMPAFNEETFGPLAAMIKAKDIDHAFELSEQSRFGLGVTVCTKDVDKALSMAHRVSDGAYFINELVKSDPRLPFGGTKISGYGRELSKDGMMEFVNRKTVYLK comes from the coding sequence ACAACTCAACGATAAATTGGACGGCGCGGATAAGGCTTTCATCAATTGGAGAAAGGTTCCGTTGGAGGAGCGTCGAAGCCTGATGATGAACGCAGCAAAGGTATTGCGCGATGGGGTGGATAACTACGCTAAAATGATTAGCCTCGAGATGGGAAAGCCCGTCAAAGAAGCCAAATCTGAAGTCGAGAAATGTGCTTGGGTGTGCGAATTCTACGCCGATAAAGCTGCAGAATTCCTCGCGGAGGAAATAATTGAAACCGAAGCGCAGAAAAGCTTCGTGCGCCACGATCCCATCGGAGCCGTATTTGCCGTGATGCCCTGGAACTTCCCTTTCTGGCAAGTCTTTCGTTTTGCCGCCCCTACCCTAATGGCTGGCAACGTTGGTTTGCTCAAGCACGCGGCCAATGTTTTCGGTTGTGCTGAAATGATCGAAGGCGTTTTCACGAAAGCGGGATTCCCTGAAGGAGTTTTTCAAAACCTGATCGTCCACCACGACGTGACTGAAGACATCATCAAGCACGATGCCGTGAAAGCCATTACCCTAACAGGAAGCGAGCGAGCAGGATCGGCAGTGGCGAGTTTGGCAGGAAAATACCTTAAGAAGTCACTTCTCGAGTTGGGTGGAAGCAATGCCTTTATAGTCTGGGAAGATGCCGATATCGATGCGACGGTCAAAACAGCGCTTACGGCCAGAATGCTCAACTGCGGACAAAGTTGTATCGCGGCAAAGCGCTTTATCTTGGTAGAAAGCATCTACGATGAGTTCGTAGAGAAATTCGTGGCGGGAATCAAAGAAATGTCGGCGGGTGATCCTATGGAAGAAGGCACCCAAGTGGGCCCACTGGCGCGAAAAGACCTGGCCGATCAACTGCAGGAACAAGTTCAGAAATCCATTAAAGCAGGTGCCGAACTCATCATTGGCGGCAAGCAGACCGAAGCCTTTCACGAACCGACTGTTTTGGGCAATGTTACTCCCGATATGCCCGCTTTTAACGAAGAGACCTTTGGGCCACTCGCGGCAATGATCAAGGCGAAAGACATCGATCATGCGTTTGAACTATCTGAACAGTCGCGCTTTGGACTGGGCGTAACTGTTTGCACCAAAGATGTGGACAAGGCACTCTCCATGGCGCACCGTGTAAGTGATGGCGCCTACTTCATCAATGAATTGGTGAAGAGCGATCCGCGACTTCCATTCGGTGGAACGAAGATCTCTGGCTACGGCAGGGAGTTGTCAAAAGACGGGATGATGGAGTTTGTGAACCGCAAGACCGTTTACCTCAAGTAA